One segment of Mycolicibacterium sp. YH-1 DNA contains the following:
- a CDS encoding VOC family protein produces the protein MTLVFDEICIDAHDITALAGWWARVLGWDSGITSDGDAVLYAPPGAGPNWLFLEVPDDKVVKNRIHFDFRPDDQQAEVDRVIGLGAHRVDIGQGDESWVVLADPEGNEFCILAADD, from the coding sequence GTGACCCTGGTGTTCGACGAGATCTGCATCGACGCCCACGACATCACCGCGCTGGCCGGCTGGTGGGCGCGGGTACTGGGCTGGGACAGCGGCATCACCTCCGACGGTGACGCGGTGCTGTACGCGCCGCCCGGGGCCGGACCGAACTGGCTCTTCCTCGAGGTGCCCGACGACAAGGTGGTCAAGAACCGCATCCACTTCGACTTCCGGCCCGACGATCAGCAGGCCGAGGTCGATCGCGTCATCGGCCTCGGCGCGCACCGCGTGGACATCGGTCAGGGCGACGAGTCCTGGGTGGTGCTCGCCGACCCCGAGGGCAACGAGTTCTGCATCCTCGCCGCCGACGACTGA
- a CDS encoding acyl-CoA synthetase, which translates to MLLTSLNPAAVAAGQDLDDAVRIGDASLSRSDLVGAATSVAERVARAQRVAVLATPTATTVLAIIGCLIAGVPVVPVPADVGETERRHILADSGAQAWLGELPQDAEGLPHIPVRLHARSWHRYAEPTPDSTALIMYTSGTTGPPKGVVLSRRAIAADIDALAQAWQWTSDDTLVHGLPLFHVHGLILGLLGSLRIGNRFVHTGKPTPEAYAQAAGTLYFGVPTVWSRVVGDPDAARALSSARLLVSGSAPLPVPVFDEMVRLTGHAPVERYGSTESLITLSTSADGERRAGWVGLPLAGVQTRLVDDDGAEVAHDGETIGRLEVKSPTMFDGYLNRADATADAFTTDGWYRTGDVAVVDADGMHRIVGRESVDLIKSGGYRIGAGEIETILLGHAGVSEAAVVGVPDDDLGQRIVAFVVGDADPADLIDYVARQLSVHKRPREVRVVESLPRNAMGKVLKKELMT; encoded by the coding sequence GTGCTGCTCACCTCGCTCAACCCGGCCGCTGTCGCCGCCGGACAGGACCTCGACGACGCCGTTCGGATCGGGGACGCCTCGTTGAGCCGCAGCGATCTCGTCGGCGCGGCCACCTCGGTGGCCGAACGGGTCGCCCGCGCGCAGCGTGTCGCGGTGCTGGCCACCCCGACCGCCACGACCGTGCTGGCCATCATCGGCTGTCTCATCGCCGGGGTGCCGGTAGTGCCGGTGCCTGCCGACGTGGGGGAGACCGAACGCCGACACATTCTCGCCGACTCAGGTGCGCAGGCATGGTTGGGAGAGCTGCCGCAGGACGCGGAGGGCCTGCCGCACATTCCCGTTCGGCTGCACGCTCGGTCCTGGCACCGCTACGCCGAACCCACGCCGGACTCCACCGCGCTGATCATGTACACCTCCGGCACCACCGGGCCGCCCAAGGGCGTGGTGCTGAGCAGACGGGCGATCGCCGCCGACATCGATGCGCTGGCGCAGGCATGGCAGTGGACTTCCGATGACACGTTGGTGCACGGCCTTCCGCTGTTCCACGTGCACGGTCTGATCCTCGGCCTGCTGGGCTCGCTGCGGATCGGGAACCGCTTCGTCCACACCGGCAAGCCGACGCCTGAGGCATACGCGCAGGCAGCGGGAACGCTCTACTTCGGTGTTCCCACCGTGTGGTCGCGCGTCGTCGGCGATCCGGACGCCGCGCGGGCGTTGTCGTCGGCGCGACTGCTGGTGTCGGGCAGCGCACCGCTGCCGGTGCCGGTGTTCGACGAGATGGTGCGCCTCACCGGGCACGCTCCGGTCGAGCGGTACGGCAGCACCGAGTCGCTGATCACCCTCAGCACATCGGCCGACGGTGAACGGCGGGCCGGCTGGGTCGGACTGCCGCTCGCGGGTGTGCAGACCCGGCTCGTCGACGATGACGGGGCCGAGGTCGCCCACGATGGCGAGACCATCGGACGGTTGGAGGTCAAGTCGCCCACCATGTTCGACGGGTATCTGAATCGTGCGGATGCGACGGCCGACGCGTTCACCACCGACGGGTGGTACCGCACCGGCGACGTCGCGGTCGTCGACGCCGACGGTATGCACCGGATCGTCGGCCGCGAATCGGTGGACCTCATCAAGTCCGGCGGCTACCGGATCGGAGCCGGTGAGATCGAGACGATCCTGCTGGGCCACGCCGGGGTATCCGAGGCCGCGGTGGTCGGGGTGCCCGACGACGACCTGGGTCAGCGAATCGTGGCGTTCGTCGTCGGCGATGCCGACCCGGCCGATCTGATCGACTACGTCGCCCGACAACTGTCGGTGCACAAGCGCCCCCGCGAGGTGCGCGTCGTCGAGAGCCTGCCCCGCAACGCGATGGGCAAGGTACTCAAGAAGGAGCTGATGACGTGA
- a CDS encoding carotenoid oxygenase family protein — protein sequence MSPDTTIDTPLRPSTNPFLSGNFAPVRDELTVTDLDVTGTIPDYLNGRYLRTGPNPVGEPDPDRYHWFLGAGMAHGLRIGDGRAQWYRNRWVRSGAMARTLGERWPGGAHDGGFDFAGNTNIIGHAGRTLVLTESGVRPYELDDELNTIGGSDFCGTLFGGYSAHPKRDPATGELHAVSYNPMRGNRIQYTVTGADGRVRHSVDITLDSHTMMHDFSLTENYVVIYDLPVALDLGASLTNRPARAAARLLSRFVAVHAAPDLLLRVAMRGSERFGAPNGLPYRWAPERPARIGVLPRTGTASDIRWFEVAPCYVFHPLNAHEDTGPNGATIVLDVVRHASVFTAGAELAPGSQSLDRWTVDLTSGHVSEVRLDDTTQEFPRVDERRVGLRHRYGYAVGWDSTTAVEAHTPPTAIIKHDLEAGTSRAARFGAGREPGEFVFVPSSADAGEDDGVAMGFVYDRAEDRSDLVLLDAQTLETVATIAVPARVPHGFHGNWVPQES from the coding sequence ATGAGCCCAGACACCACGATCGACACCCCGCTGCGGCCGTCGACGAATCCGTTTCTCAGCGGGAACTTCGCCCCGGTCCGCGACGAACTCACGGTGACCGACCTCGACGTGACCGGCACCATCCCCGACTACCTGAATGGACGCTATCTGCGCACCGGCCCCAACCCGGTGGGCGAGCCGGATCCGGACCGCTATCACTGGTTTCTCGGTGCGGGCATGGCGCACGGGCTGCGGATCGGCGACGGCCGGGCCCAGTGGTACCGGAACCGGTGGGTGCGCTCGGGGGCCATGGCACGCACGCTCGGTGAACGGTGGCCGGGCGGAGCGCACGACGGCGGGTTCGACTTCGCGGGCAACACCAACATCATCGGCCACGCCGGTCGCACGTTGGTGCTCACCGAATCCGGTGTCCGACCCTACGAACTCGACGACGAGCTGAACACCATCGGCGGGTCGGACTTCTGCGGCACGCTGTTCGGCGGGTACAGCGCGCATCCCAAACGCGATCCGGCCACCGGGGAACTGCACGCGGTGTCGTATAACCCGATGCGCGGCAACCGCATTCAGTACACCGTCACCGGCGCGGACGGGCGGGTGCGCCACAGCGTCGACATCACGCTGGACTCGCACACGATGATGCACGACTTCTCGCTGACCGAGAACTACGTCGTCATCTACGACCTTCCGGTGGCGCTCGACCTCGGGGCGAGCCTGACCAACCGGCCCGCCCGCGCGGCGGCCCGGCTGCTCAGCCGGTTCGTCGCCGTCCACGCCGCACCTGACCTCCTGCTGCGCGTCGCGATGCGGGGCTCGGAGCGGTTCGGTGCGCCAAACGGACTGCCCTACCGTTGGGCACCGGAGCGCCCAGCTCGGATCGGCGTGCTGCCGAGAACGGGCACGGCGTCCGACATCCGGTGGTTCGAGGTGGCACCGTGCTACGTGTTCCATCCGCTCAACGCCCACGAGGACACCGGCCCGAACGGGGCGACGATCGTGCTCGACGTGGTCCGTCACGCGTCGGTGTTCACCGCGGGCGCCGAACTCGCCCCGGGATCTCAGAGCCTGGACCGCTGGACCGTGGATCTGACATCGGGCCACGTGTCCGAGGTTCGACTCGACGACACGACGCAGGAGTTCCCCCGGGTCGACGAGCGCCGCGTCGGGCTTCGGCATCGGTACGGCTACGCCGTCGGCTGGGATTCCACCACCGCGGTCGAGGCGCACACACCGCCGACGGCGATCATCAAGCACGATCTCGAGGCGGGCACCTCGCGGGCCGCGCGCTTCGGCGCGGGTCGTGAGCCGGGCGAGTTCGTGTTCGTGCCGTCGAGCGCTGACGCCGGCGAGGACGACGGTGTGGCGATGGGCTTCGTCTACGACCGCGCCGAGGACCGCAGCGATCTGGTGCTGCTTGACGCGCAGACGCTTGAGACGGTGGCCACCATCGCAGTTCCCGCCCGTGTGCCGCACGGATTCCACGGCAACTGGGTGCCTCAGGAGAGCTAG
- a CDS encoding NUDIX domain-containing protein, with translation MVVREDGIRRPDGSLGIYGVIDKPTYALVIPQDGDRYRLVEQFRYPIGMRRWEFPQGTAPGSLDGGEPPAEELAAAELREETGLRAESMVVLGQLDVAAGMSSQRGWVWLATQLTEGEHDREYEEQDMHSAWFTRSEVEDMMASGEITDAQSLAAWTLLRLAEDRA, from the coding sequence ATGGTCGTCCGAGAGGACGGCATCCGGAGGCCGGACGGCAGCCTCGGCATCTACGGGGTGATCGACAAACCGACGTATGCACTGGTCATCCCCCAGGACGGCGACCGTTACCGCCTCGTCGAGCAGTTCCGCTATCCGATCGGCATGCGGCGCTGGGAGTTTCCCCAGGGCACCGCACCGGGATCGCTCGACGGCGGCGAGCCGCCCGCCGAGGAGCTCGCCGCAGCAGAACTGCGCGAGGAGACGGGCCTGCGGGCAGAGTCGATGGTGGTGCTGGGCCAGCTCGACGTGGCCGCAGGCATGAGCAGCCAGCGCGGCTGGGTGTGGCTGGCCACCCAGCTGACCGAGGGCGAGCACGACCGCGAGTACGAGGAACAGGACATGCACAGCGCCTGGTTCACCCGGTCCGAGGTCGAGGACATGATGGCGAGCGGCGAGATCACCGACGCGCAGAGCCTGGCCGCGTGGACGCTGCTGCGCCTGGCCGAAGACAGGGCCTGA
- a CDS encoding CdaR family transcriptional regulator: MTTSGVSLGQLVLALDATMVTLVEAPRGLDLPVASAALIDSDDVRLGLAAGSGSADVFFLLGVGDDEALAWLVGQASPRAPAAVFVKEPSDAVIARAVAVGTAVVTVDPRARWERLYRLVDHVFEHHGDRADPMFDSGTDLFGLAQSIADRTHGMVSIEDAQSHVLAYSASNEEADELRRASILGRAGPPEHLAWIGKWGIFDAVRAGEVVSVEARPELGLQPRRAVGIHHGAPDPRRPPVFAGTIWVQQGSRSLADDTDEVLRGAAVLAGRILSRLAATPSTHAMRVQELLGLRDDSGADVDDVARELGIVADGRPAVIGFDGPGAGTSRLADVLALSASAFRPDAQVTAHGSRVYVLFPNTGKGSVPSWIRGTIGGLRTELGIELRAVIASPATGLRGVAASRAEVDRVLDSAGRHPGAIGQVTSLAEARTAVILDEIVTMISTDDRLIDPRVRDLRENEPVLAETLRAYLDGFGDVAAAAAHLHVHPNTVRYRVRRVEDVLGTSLADPDVRLLLSLSLRAIG, from the coding sequence ATGACCACATCCGGCGTGAGCCTCGGCCAACTGGTCCTGGCGCTGGACGCCACCATGGTGACGCTGGTGGAGGCTCCCCGTGGCCTGGACCTGCCCGTCGCCTCGGCCGCGCTCATCGACTCCGACGACGTCAGGCTCGGGCTGGCGGCGGGTTCCGGCTCGGCTGACGTGTTCTTCCTCCTCGGTGTCGGCGACGACGAGGCGCTGGCGTGGCTGGTCGGTCAGGCCTCACCGCGAGCGCCCGCGGCCGTGTTCGTCAAGGAGCCGTCCGACGCGGTGATCGCCCGCGCCGTGGCCGTGGGTACCGCGGTGGTCACCGTCGACCCGCGGGCGCGATGGGAACGGCTGTACCGGCTGGTCGACCACGTCTTCGAGCACCACGGGGACCGAGCCGACCCCATGTTCGACTCGGGCACCGACCTGTTCGGCCTGGCCCAGTCCATCGCCGACCGCACCCACGGGATGGTCAGCATCGAGGACGCGCAGTCACACGTGCTGGCCTACTCGGCGTCCAACGAGGAGGCCGACGAGCTGCGCCGCGCATCGATCCTCGGCCGCGCGGGGCCACCGGAGCATCTCGCCTGGATCGGCAAGTGGGGCATCTTCGACGCCGTCCGGGCGGGTGAGGTGGTCAGCGTCGAGGCGCGTCCCGAGCTGGGTCTGCAGCCGCGTCGCGCCGTCGGGATCCACCACGGCGCACCCGACCCGCGCAGGCCCCCGGTGTTCGCGGGCACCATCTGGGTGCAACAGGGCTCGCGCTCCCTGGCCGACGACACCGACGAGGTGCTGCGCGGCGCGGCGGTGCTCGCGGGGCGCATCCTGTCGCGGCTCGCGGCGACACCGTCGACACACGCCATGCGGGTGCAGGAACTGCTGGGCCTGCGCGATGACAGCGGCGCCGACGTCGACGACGTGGCACGCGAACTCGGCATCGTCGCCGACGGGCGGCCCGCGGTCATCGGCTTCGACGGCCCTGGCGCGGGCACTTCGCGGCTGGCCGACGTATTGGCGTTGAGCGCCAGCGCCTTCCGCCCCGACGCGCAGGTGACGGCGCACGGCTCACGGGTGTACGTGCTGTTCCCGAACACCGGCAAGGGCTCGGTGCCGTCGTGGATCCGCGGCACCATCGGCGGTCTGCGCACTGAACTCGGCATCGAGCTGCGGGCCGTGATCGCCTCCCCCGCAACGGGTCTGCGGGGTGTCGCGGCGTCGCGCGCAGAGGTGGACCGGGTGCTCGACAGCGCGGGCCGACACCCCGGGGCCATCGGCCAGGTGACGTCGCTCGCCGAGGCGCGTACCGCCGTGATCCTCGACGAGATCGTCACGATGATCTCGACCGACGATCGGCTGATCGACCCGCGGGTGCGGGACCTGCGCGAGAACGAGCCCGTGCTCGCCGAGACGTTGCGTGCCTACCTCGATGGTTTCGGTGATGTGGCCGCGGCGGCGGCCCACCTGCACGTCCATCCCAACACCGTCCGCTACCGCGTGCGACGCGTCGAGGATGTCCTCGGCACATCGCTGGCCGATCCCGATGTACGGCTGCTGCTGTCGCTGAGTCTGCGCGCCATCGGATGA
- a CDS encoding proline dehydrogenase family protein: MSGVFGRVARPAILAASRSDRLRRIAEELPITRHVVNRFVPGVTIGDVVSSVAVLRNSRRFVSVDYLGEDVTDAEAANATVQAYMDLLEAFGNIAEFGDGPRPLEVSLKLSALGQALPRDGEKIAYENAHAICQRARDVDAWVTVDAEDHTTTDSTLSIVRDLRRDFDWLGTVLQAYLRRTEADCAEFAASGARIRLCKGAYDEPSSVAFRDPDDVTDSYLRCLRVLMAGSGYPMVASHDPAVISAVPSLVTEFGRSVDDFEYQMLYGIRDTEQRRLTDGGNHVRVYVPFGTQWYGYFVRRLAERPANLTFFLRALTERR, encoded by the coding sequence ATGTCCGGGGTGTTCGGCCGAGTGGCCCGGCCCGCGATCCTGGCGGCGAGCCGCTCGGACCGGCTGCGCCGGATCGCCGAGGAGCTGCCCATCACGCGTCATGTGGTGAACCGGTTTGTACCCGGGGTGACCATCGGCGACGTGGTGTCATCAGTTGCGGTGCTGCGGAATTCACGTCGCTTCGTGAGCGTCGACTATCTCGGCGAGGACGTTACCGACGCTGAGGCGGCCAACGCCACCGTGCAGGCCTACATGGACCTGCTGGAGGCGTTCGGGAACATCGCCGAGTTCGGTGATGGCCCGCGGCCGTTGGAGGTGTCACTCAAGCTGTCCGCGCTGGGGCAGGCGCTGCCTCGCGACGGGGAGAAGATCGCCTACGAGAACGCACACGCCATATGTCAGCGGGCCCGCGACGTCGACGCCTGGGTCACCGTCGACGCCGAGGACCACACCACGACGGACTCCACGTTGTCGATCGTGCGGGACCTGCGCCGCGACTTCGACTGGCTGGGCACGGTCCTGCAGGCCTATCTGCGACGGACCGAGGCCGACTGCGCCGAGTTCGCGGCATCGGGCGCCCGAATCAGACTGTGCAAGGGCGCCTATGACGAGCCGTCGTCGGTGGCGTTCCGTGACCCCGACGATGTGACCGACTCCTACCTGCGCTGTCTGCGAGTGCTCATGGCGGGAAGCGGCTATCCGATGGTGGCATCGCACGATCCCGCGGTGATCTCCGCGGTGCCGAGCTTGGTCACCGAATTCGGGCGCAGTGTCGACGATTTCGAGTACCAGATGCTGTACGGCATCCGGGACACCGAACAGCGCCGACTGACTGACGGCGGCAACCACGTGCGCGTCTACGTACCGTTCGGCACGCAGTGGTACGGGTACTTCGTCCGGCGGTTGGCCGAGCGGCCCGCCAACCTGACCTTCTTTCTCCGTGCGCTGACCGAGCGGCGGTAA
- the pruA gene encoding L-glutamate gamma-semialdehyde dehydrogenase, translating to MDAITDVPLPVNEPVLDYAPQSPERSRLTAALDTLADTPVDLPHVIGGKHAMGGGERIDVVQPHRHSAVLGTLTNAGPTEAAAAVEAAIAAKDAWAATPFDERAAVFLRAADLLAGPWRERLAAATMLGQSKTAYQAEIDAACELIDFWRFNVAFARQILAQQPISTRGIWNRTDYRPLEGFVYAITPFNFTAIAGNLPTAPALMGNTVVWKPSVTQTFSAYLTMQLLEAAGLPPGVINLVTGDGFAVSDVVLADPRLAGIHFTGSTATFQHLWREVGTHIDRYRTYPRLVGETGGKDFVVAHASARPDVLRTALIRGAFDYQGQKCSAASRAFVSRSVWQRMGDDFLGETEALSYGDVTDLSNYGGALIDARAFAKNVAAIERAKGAAGVTIAAGGEYDDSEGYFVRPTVLLSDDPTDEAFRREYFGPILAVHVFDDDRWEDVLGIVDTGSDYGLTGAVIADDRSAVLDAENRLRYAAGNFYVNDKPTGAVVGQQPFGGSRGSGTNDKAGSAQNLLRWTSARSIKETFVPPTDHAYPHMGAN from the coding sequence ATGGACGCGATCACCGATGTGCCGCTGCCGGTCAACGAACCGGTACTTGACTACGCCCCCCAGAGTCCCGAGCGCAGCAGGCTCACCGCCGCACTCGACACGCTCGCCGACACCCCCGTCGACCTGCCCCACGTCATCGGCGGGAAGCACGCGATGGGCGGGGGAGAACGCATCGACGTGGTGCAACCGCATCGCCACTCCGCCGTGCTCGGCACGCTGACCAACGCCGGGCCCACCGAGGCCGCCGCAGCCGTGGAAGCTGCGATCGCCGCGAAGGACGCATGGGCGGCCACGCCGTTCGACGAACGCGCCGCGGTGTTCCTGCGGGCGGCTGACCTGCTCGCCGGACCGTGGCGGGAGAGGCTCGCCGCGGCCACCATGCTCGGACAGTCGAAGACCGCCTACCAGGCCGAGATCGACGCGGCCTGTGAACTCATCGACTTCTGGCGTTTCAACGTGGCCTTCGCCCGCCAGATCCTGGCGCAGCAGCCGATCAGCACGCGCGGCATCTGGAATCGCACGGACTACCGCCCTCTCGAGGGCTTCGTCTACGCGATCACCCCGTTCAACTTCACCGCGATCGCGGGCAATCTCCCGACAGCGCCTGCGCTCATGGGTAACACGGTGGTGTGGAAACCGTCAGTGACGCAGACGTTCTCGGCCTACCTCACGATGCAGCTGCTGGAGGCGGCAGGTCTGCCACCCGGGGTGATCAATCTGGTGACGGGGGACGGGTTCGCGGTGTCGGATGTGGTGCTGGCCGATCCGCGGCTCGCAGGCATCCACTTCACCGGGTCGACCGCGACGTTCCAGCATCTGTGGCGCGAGGTCGGCACGCACATCGACCGATACCGCACCTACCCTCGACTGGTCGGCGAGACCGGAGGTAAGGACTTCGTGGTCGCGCACGCCAGCGCGCGCCCGGATGTGCTGCGCACCGCATTGATTCGCGGCGCCTTCGACTATCAGGGGCAGAAGTGCTCGGCGGCGTCGCGGGCCTTCGTCTCACGGTCGGTGTGGCAGCGGATGGGTGATGACTTCCTCGGCGAGACGGAGGCGTTGAGCTACGGCGACGTCACCGACCTGTCCAACTACGGTGGCGCACTGATCGACGCCCGCGCGTTCGCCAAGAACGTGGCGGCCATCGAGCGCGCTAAGGGGGCGGCGGGTGTCACGATTGCCGCAGGCGGCGAATACGACGACAGCGAGGGCTATTTCGTGCGGCCCACGGTGCTGCTCTCCGATGACCCCACCGATGAGGCGTTCCGCCGCGAGTACTTCGGCCCGATCCTGGCCGTGCACGTGTTCGACGACGACCGATGGGAGGACGTCCTCGGTATCGTCGACACCGGGTCGGACTACGGCCTGACCGGCGCCGTGATCGCCGACGATCGCTCCGCCGTGCTGGATGCCGAGAACCGACTGCGATACGCGGCAGGCAACTTCTACGTGAACGACAAGCCGACCGGCGCTGTCGTCGGCCAGCAGCCCTTCGGCGGCTCTCGCGGATCGGGCACCAACGACAAGGCAGGCTCGGCGCAGAACCTGTTGCGCTGGACGTCGGCCCGATCGATCAAGGAGACGTTCGTCCCGCCCACCGACCACGCCTATCCCCACATGGGGGCGAACTGA
- the dapD gene encoding 2,3,4,5-tetrahydropyridine-2,6-dicarboxylate N-succinyltransferase: MTSASGLGVATIAADGTVLDTWFPAPELGVDGPSGTTRLSVAEVSEELATLAGRDAERDVEVVLVRTTIASLDDKPADAYDAYLRLHLLSHRLIKPHGANMDGIFGMLANVVWTSHGPCAVDGFEETRARLRKRGAVAVYGVDKFPRMVDYVLPKGVRIADADRVRLGAHLAEGTTVMHEGFVNFNAGTLGTSMVEGRISAGVVVDDGSDVGGGASIMGTLSGGGKEVISVGKRCLLGANSGLGISLGDDCVIEAGLYVTGGTKVTAGDGKTIKAIELSGANNLLFRRNSLSGAVEVVKRDGTGITLNEALHAN, from the coding sequence GACGGAACTGTCCTCGACACGTGGTTTCCCGCCCCCGAACTCGGCGTGGACGGTCCTTCGGGGACTACTCGCCTGTCGGTGGCAGAGGTCTCCGAGGAGCTGGCCACGCTGGCGGGGCGCGATGCGGAGCGTGACGTCGAGGTCGTCCTCGTCCGCACCACGATCGCGTCGCTGGACGACAAGCCCGCCGACGCCTACGACGCCTACCTGCGCCTCCACCTGCTGTCGCACCGCCTGATCAAGCCGCACGGCGCCAACATGGACGGCATCTTCGGCATGCTGGCCAATGTCGTGTGGACGAGCCACGGGCCGTGCGCCGTCGATGGCTTCGAAGAGACCCGCGCGCGGCTGCGCAAGCGTGGCGCCGTCGCGGTGTACGGCGTGGACAAGTTCCCCCGCATGGTCGACTACGTGCTGCCCAAGGGCGTGCGGATCGCCGACGCCGACCGGGTCCGCCTTGGCGCGCATCTCGCCGAGGGCACCACGGTCATGCACGAGGGTTTCGTGAACTTCAATGCCGGAACGCTGGGCACGTCGATGGTCGAGGGCCGGATCTCGGCGGGTGTCGTTGTCGACGACGGGTCCGACGTCGGTGGCGGCGCATCCATCATGGGCACACTGTCCGGCGGCGGCAAGGAAGTCATCTCCGTTGGCAAACGATGCCTGCTGGGCGCCAACTCCGGGCTCGGCATCTCGCTCGGCGACGACTGCGTGATCGAAGCCGGGCTCTATGTCACCGGTGGAACCAAGGTCACCGCTGGTGACGGCAAGACCATCAAGGCGATCGAGCTGTCAGGGGCGAACAACCTTCTGTTCCGCCGTAATTCGCTATCGGGCGCTGTCGAGGTCGTCAAGCGCGACGGCACTGGCATCACCCTCAACGAGGCCCTGCACGCCAACTGA
- a CDS encoding sensor histidine kinase: MEDAAQQLNTWHVLWDTYIVGMCGVAVISVFLLDDLVPGRAPGVAAALLVALIAWLTIAGRRVPRLGALTARSIVYVVVATILWALSMVCAPAAVAAIPALYPVLFSTLPLTVAIGAALAVTLMPLTIDVAASGLQSPHLPVAVAMTLLGLIAGPLIGIMVVTTVRQRMAMAAVVAALEASRAETSRLSREAGIAGERERLAREIHDTLAQGFTSIVALAQAVQAELDTDPDTAAGHVELIRRTARANLSEARTMVSSLTPAALDEGSLSAVIRRQCDAFAAESGVAVRVTADPDLPSSAMASNVVLLRAAQESLANIRKHAGATEVSVDLAADGDMLRLSLSDNGTGLSAQHHDGYGLTGMRARAAQVGGSLTVLQTSGGGVTVVVEVPAL, from the coding sequence ATGGAGGACGCCGCGCAGCAACTCAACACGTGGCACGTCCTGTGGGACACCTACATCGTAGGCATGTGCGGTGTCGCCGTCATATCCGTGTTCCTGCTCGATGACCTGGTTCCCGGCCGGGCGCCGGGCGTCGCGGCCGCCCTGCTCGTCGCGTTGATCGCATGGCTGACCATCGCCGGGCGCCGTGTGCCCCGGCTGGGCGCGCTCACGGCGCGCTCGATCGTCTACGTGGTGGTCGCGACGATTCTGTGGGCACTGTCCATGGTGTGCGCCCCGGCGGCCGTTGCCGCCATTCCCGCGCTGTATCCCGTGCTCTTCTCGACGCTTCCGCTGACGGTGGCCATCGGAGCCGCCCTCGCGGTCACGCTCATGCCGCTGACCATCGACGTCGCGGCCTCCGGCCTGCAGTCACCGCACCTGCCGGTCGCGGTGGCCATGACACTGCTCGGCCTGATCGCCGGACCGCTGATCGGGATCATGGTCGTCACGACGGTGCGGCAACGAATGGCGATGGCCGCCGTGGTCGCCGCACTGGAGGCCAGCCGGGCCGAAACCTCAAGGCTGTCCAGGGAAGCCGGCATCGCCGGGGAGCGCGAGCGGCTGGCCCGCGAGATTCACGACACCCTGGCGCAGGGTTTCACCAGCATCGTCGCGCTGGCGCAGGCCGTGCAGGCCGAACTCGATACCGACCCCGACACGGCCGCTGGGCACGTCGAACTGATCCGGAGGACCGCCCGCGCGAACCTGTCCGAGGCACGCACCATGGTCAGCTCCCTGACCCCGGCAGCGCTGGACGAGGGCTCACTGTCTGCCGTGATTCGCCGCCAGTGCGACGCGTTCGCAGCGGAGTCGGGTGTTGCGGTGAGAGTGACCGCCGATCCCGACCTGCCATCATCGGCGATGGCGTCGAACGTCGTCCTGCTTCGCGCCGCCCAGGAGTCGCTGGCCAACATTCGCAAGCACGCAGGCGCCACCGAGGTGTCGGTGGACCTGGCCGCCGACGGCGATATGCTTCGGCTCTCGCTGTCGGACAACGGAACCGGGCTCTCCGCGCAGCACCATGACGGTTACGGACTGACCGGCATGCGGGCGCGCGCCGCCCAGGTCGGCGGGTCGCTGACAGTCCTGCAGACCTCGGGTGGCGGGGTCACGGTCGTTGTCGAGGTGCCCGCACTGTGA